From a single Populus trichocarpa isolate Nisqually-1 chromosome 17, P.trichocarpa_v4.1, whole genome shotgun sequence genomic region:
- the LOC18106399 gene encoding poly(ADP-ribose) glycohydrolase 1 isoform X2 translates to MPFPISEILLLSLLCNLSLLLPMEVMLSSLTRSSMQLISRAEASKWFEEVVPALANLLLRLPSLLESHYQDADYLFNGVRTGLRLLGSQEAGIVFLGQELVAALLTCAFFCLFPVSDRGSKRLPTINFDHLFEDIYDEGYRKKQENKIKCIMHYFERICSSMPEGFVSFERKVLPLEQLPLCVSYPEADFWSKSVVSLCPFEVHSSGFIEDQSNGALEVDFANKYLGGGALRSGCLQEEIRFMINPELIAGMLFLPCMEDNEAIEIVGAERFSNYTGYASSFCFSGDHVDKRNVDGFRRCKTRIVAIDALCRAGMRQYKCTYLLREANKAFCGFLDQSNCDHHKSLFQDGGSQGSQCMETDKDTNVVVKDFPMDEAPSTSVEIAMNRGEYINQVIGYSDKKGSWCLDLEDKIGIATGNWGCGAFGGDPELKTMIQWLAASQAARRSVSYYALGIKSLQNLNQVSQWILSHEWTVGDLWNMLVEYSSRRFNKETNLGFFAWLLPTLFAHDAKMSNLTSTP, encoded by the exons ATGCCATTTCCCATATCAGAGATTCTCTTGCTCTCCCTTCTCTGCAACCTGTCGCTCCTTTTGCCCATGGAGGTTATGCTCTCTTCTTTGACGAG GAGTTCAATGCAGCTAATTTCCCGGGCAGAGGCTTCAAAATGGTTTGAAGAGGTTGTCCCAGCGTTGGCTAACTTGCTCTTGAGATTGCCATCTCTTTTAGAGTCTCACTATCAAGATGCTGATTACTTGTTTAATGGTGTCAGAACTGGCCTTCGCTTGTTGGGTTCACAAGAAGCTGGCATAGTGTTCCTTGGCCAG GAATTGGTTGCTGCTCTCCTCACATGTGCgttcttttgtttgtttccaGTCTCTGATAGAGGTTCAAAACGTCTTCCaacaataaattttgatcatttgTTTGA GGATATATATGATGAGGGTTACAGAAAAAAGCAGGAGAACAAAATAAAGTGTATTATGCATTATTTTGAAAGGATATGTTCATCTATGCCTGAGGGCTTTGTCTCCTTTGAGAGGAAGGTTCTTCCTTTAGAACAACTTCCTTTGTGTGTTTCTTATCCCGAGGCAGATTTTTGGAGCAAATCTGTTGTTTCTCTCTGCCCTTTTGAG GTCCATAGTTCAGGCTTCATAGAAGACCAATCCAATGGAGCTCTTGAAGTTGATTTTGCTAACAAGTATCTCGGAGGTGGTGCTCTTCGTAGTGGCTGCTTGCAG GAAGAGATACGGTTCATGATCAATCCTGAGTTAATTGCTGGAATGCTTTTCTTACCTTGCATGGAAGACAATGAGGCGATTGAAATTGTTGGTGCTGAAAGATTCTCAAACTACACAGG GTACgcctcttctttttgtttttctggtgACCATGTGGACAAAAGGAATGTTGATGGTTTCAGAAGATGTAAAACCAGGATTGTTGCCATTGATGCATTATGCAGGGCAGGGATGAGACAATATAAGTGCACATACCTGCTTCG GGAGGCTAACAAGGCATTCTGTGGCTTTTTGGATCAATCTAATTGTGACCATCACAAAAGCCTGTTTCAAGATGGTGGCTCACAAGGTTCTCAGTGTATGGAAACTGATAAAGACACTAATGTTGTGGTGAAGGACTTTCCG ATGGATGAAGCCCCCTCAACTTCTGTTGAAATTGCAATGAACAGAGGAGAATATATAAACCAAGTGATCGGATATTCTGACAAGAAGGGTAGTTGGTGTCTTGACCTTGAAGATAAAATCGGTATTGCTACAGGGAATTGGGGGTGCGGAGCTTTTGGTGGAGATCCTGAACTAAAGACCATGATTCAGTGGCTTGCAGCTTCCCAG GCAGCAAGACGTTCTGTTTCGTACTATGCATTAGGCATTAAATCGTTGCAGAACCTGAATCAG GTGAGTCAATGGATTCTGTCACATGAATGGACGGTGGGAGACCTTTGGAATATGTTGGTGGAGTACTCTTCTCGGAGATTCAACAAGGAAACTAACTTGGGTTTCTTTGCATGGTTGCTTCCTACGCTATTTGCTCATGATGCTAAGATGTCAAATTTGACAAGTACACCttaa
- the LOC18106399 gene encoding poly(ADP-ribose) glycohydrolase 1 isoform X3 — MEGMENREDLKSMLPFLPLLLGSSNLFWPSQVVKSLETLSKGPLYSKVDSGELLFDAISHIRDSLALPSLQPVAPFAHGGYALFFDELISRAEASKWFEEVVPALANLLLRLPSLLESHYQDADYLFNGVRTGLRLLGSQEAGIVFLGQVHSSGFIEDQSNGALEVDFANKYLGGGALRSGCLQEEIRFMINPELIAGMLFLPCMEDNEAIEIVGAERFSNYTGYASSFCFSGDHVDKRNVDGFRRCKTRIVAIDALCRAGMRQYKCTYLLREANKAFCGFLDQSNCDHHKSLFQDGGSQGSQCMETDKDTNVVVKDFPMDEAPSTSVEIAMNRGEYINQVIGYSDKKGSWCLDLEDKIGIATGNWGCGAFGGDPELKTMIQWLAASQAARRSVSYYALGIKSLQNLNQVSQWILSHEWTVGDLWNMLVEYSSRRFNKETNLGFFAWLLPTLFAHDAKMSNLTSTP, encoded by the exons atggaGGGAATGGAGAACAGAGAAGACTTGAAGTCGATGCTACCGTTTCTGCCTTTACTACTTGGCTCATCAAATCTGTTTTGGCCATCCCAAGTGGTTAAATCACTCGAAACCCTCTCAAAAGGACCTCTTTACAGCAAAGTTGACTCAGGTGAACTGCTTTTCGATGCCATTTCCCATATCAGAGATTCTCTTGCTCTCCCTTCTCTGCAACCTGTCGCTCCTTTTGCCCATGGAGGTTATGCTCTCTTCTTTGACGAG CTAATTTCCCGGGCAGAGGCTTCAAAATGGTTTGAAGAGGTTGTCCCAGCGTTGGCTAACTTGCTCTTGAGATTGCCATCTCTTTTAGAGTCTCACTATCAAGATGCTGATTACTTGTTTAATGGTGTCAGAACTGGCCTTCGCTTGTTGGGTTCACAAGAAGCTGGCATAGTGTTCCTTGGCCAG GTCCATAGTTCAGGCTTCATAGAAGACCAATCCAATGGAGCTCTTGAAGTTGATTTTGCTAACAAGTATCTCGGAGGTGGTGCTCTTCGTAGTGGCTGCTTGCAG GAAGAGATACGGTTCATGATCAATCCTGAGTTAATTGCTGGAATGCTTTTCTTACCTTGCATGGAAGACAATGAGGCGATTGAAATTGTTGGTGCTGAAAGATTCTCAAACTACACAGG GTACgcctcttctttttgtttttctggtgACCATGTGGACAAAAGGAATGTTGATGGTTTCAGAAGATGTAAAACCAGGATTGTTGCCATTGATGCATTATGCAGGGCAGGGATGAGACAATATAAGTGCACATACCTGCTTCG GGAGGCTAACAAGGCATTCTGTGGCTTTTTGGATCAATCTAATTGTGACCATCACAAAAGCCTGTTTCAAGATGGTGGCTCACAAGGTTCTCAGTGTATGGAAACTGATAAAGACACTAATGTTGTGGTGAAGGACTTTCCG ATGGATGAAGCCCCCTCAACTTCTGTTGAAATTGCAATGAACAGAGGAGAATATATAAACCAAGTGATCGGATATTCTGACAAGAAGGGTAGTTGGTGTCTTGACCTTGAAGATAAAATCGGTATTGCTACAGGGAATTGGGGGTGCGGAGCTTTTGGTGGAGATCCTGAACTAAAGACCATGATTCAGTGGCTTGCAGCTTCCCAG GCAGCAAGACGTTCTGTTTCGTACTATGCATTAGGCATTAAATCGTTGCAGAACCTGAATCAG GTGAGTCAATGGATTCTGTCACATGAATGGACGGTGGGAGACCTTTGGAATATGTTGGTGGAGTACTCTTCTCGGAGATTCAACAAGGAAACTAACTTGGGTTTCTTTGCATGGTTGCTTCCTACGCTATTTGCTCATGATGCTAAGATGTCAAATTTGACAAGTACACCttaa
- the LOC18106399 gene encoding poly(ADP-ribose) glycohydrolase 1 isoform X1, which yields MEGMENREDLKSMLPFLPLLLGSSNLFWPSQVVKSLETLSKGPLYSKVDSGELLFDAISHIRDSLALPSLQPVAPFAHGGYALFFDELISRAEASKWFEEVVPALANLLLRLPSLLESHYQDADYLFNGVRTGLRLLGSQEAGIVFLGQELVAALLTCAFFCLFPVSDRGSKRLPTINFDHLFEDIYDEGYRKKQENKIKCIMHYFERICSSMPEGFVSFERKVLPLEQLPLCVSYPEADFWSKSVVSLCPFEVHSSGFIEDQSNGALEVDFANKYLGGGALRSGCLQEEIRFMINPELIAGMLFLPCMEDNEAIEIVGAERFSNYTGYASSFCFSGDHVDKRNVDGFRRCKTRIVAIDALCRAGMRQYKCTYLLREANKAFCGFLDQSNCDHHKSLFQDGGSQGSQCMETDKDTNVVVKDFPMDEAPSTSVEIAMNRGEYINQVIGYSDKKGSWCLDLEDKIGIATGNWGCGAFGGDPELKTMIQWLAASQAARRSVSYYALGIKSLQNLNQVSQWILSHEWTVGDLWNMLVEYSSRRFNKETNLGFFAWLLPTLFAHDAKMSNLTSTP from the exons atggaGGGAATGGAGAACAGAGAAGACTTGAAGTCGATGCTACCGTTTCTGCCTTTACTACTTGGCTCATCAAATCTGTTTTGGCCATCCCAAGTGGTTAAATCACTCGAAACCCTCTCAAAAGGACCTCTTTACAGCAAAGTTGACTCAGGTGAACTGCTTTTCGATGCCATTTCCCATATCAGAGATTCTCTTGCTCTCCCTTCTCTGCAACCTGTCGCTCCTTTTGCCCATGGAGGTTATGCTCTCTTCTTTGACGAG CTAATTTCCCGGGCAGAGGCTTCAAAATGGTTTGAAGAGGTTGTCCCAGCGTTGGCTAACTTGCTCTTGAGATTGCCATCTCTTTTAGAGTCTCACTATCAAGATGCTGATTACTTGTTTAATGGTGTCAGAACTGGCCTTCGCTTGTTGGGTTCACAAGAAGCTGGCATAGTGTTCCTTGGCCAG GAATTGGTTGCTGCTCTCCTCACATGTGCgttcttttgtttgtttccaGTCTCTGATAGAGGTTCAAAACGTCTTCCaacaataaattttgatcatttgTTTGA GGATATATATGATGAGGGTTACAGAAAAAAGCAGGAGAACAAAATAAAGTGTATTATGCATTATTTTGAAAGGATATGTTCATCTATGCCTGAGGGCTTTGTCTCCTTTGAGAGGAAGGTTCTTCCTTTAGAACAACTTCCTTTGTGTGTTTCTTATCCCGAGGCAGATTTTTGGAGCAAATCTGTTGTTTCTCTCTGCCCTTTTGAG GTCCATAGTTCAGGCTTCATAGAAGACCAATCCAATGGAGCTCTTGAAGTTGATTTTGCTAACAAGTATCTCGGAGGTGGTGCTCTTCGTAGTGGCTGCTTGCAG GAAGAGATACGGTTCATGATCAATCCTGAGTTAATTGCTGGAATGCTTTTCTTACCTTGCATGGAAGACAATGAGGCGATTGAAATTGTTGGTGCTGAAAGATTCTCAAACTACACAGG GTACgcctcttctttttgtttttctggtgACCATGTGGACAAAAGGAATGTTGATGGTTTCAGAAGATGTAAAACCAGGATTGTTGCCATTGATGCATTATGCAGGGCAGGGATGAGACAATATAAGTGCACATACCTGCTTCG GGAGGCTAACAAGGCATTCTGTGGCTTTTTGGATCAATCTAATTGTGACCATCACAAAAGCCTGTTTCAAGATGGTGGCTCACAAGGTTCTCAGTGTATGGAAACTGATAAAGACACTAATGTTGTGGTGAAGGACTTTCCG ATGGATGAAGCCCCCTCAACTTCTGTTGAAATTGCAATGAACAGAGGAGAATATATAAACCAAGTGATCGGATATTCTGACAAGAAGGGTAGTTGGTGTCTTGACCTTGAAGATAAAATCGGTATTGCTACAGGGAATTGGGGGTGCGGAGCTTTTGGTGGAGATCCTGAACTAAAGACCATGATTCAGTGGCTTGCAGCTTCCCAG GCAGCAAGACGTTCTGTTTCGTACTATGCATTAGGCATTAAATCGTTGCAGAACCTGAATCAG GTGAGTCAATGGATTCTGTCACATGAATGGACGGTGGGAGACCTTTGGAATATGTTGGTGGAGTACTCTTCTCGGAGATTCAACAAGGAAACTAACTTGGGTTTCTTTGCATGGTTGCTTCCTACGCTATTTGCTCATGATGCTAAGATGTCAAATTTGACAAGTACACCttaa
- the LOC18106370 gene encoding 6,7-dimethyl-8-ribityllumazine synthase, chloroplastic produces MVLLSASTKDLLSNAVHFHHQNRSFSPLYHKPTQLSFSSSSSIGFGTTSIGFERKERSSIVETAAVRHLEGSVTKTEGFRFALVVARFNEIITRPLLEGAVATFKKYSVKEEDIDVVWVPGSFEIGIVAERLGKSGKYHAVVCIGAVVRGDTTHYDAVANSAASGVLSAGLNSGVPCIFGVLTCEDMEQAINRAGGKSGNKGAEAALTAIEMASLFEHHLK; encoded by the exons atggTTTTACTGTCTGCGTCAACGAAAGATTTATTATCGAATGCTGTTCACTTTCATCATCAAAATCGAAGCTTTTCGCCTCTCTATCACAAACCAACACAGCTCTCCTTTTCCTCATCATCTTCTATTG GGTTTGGGACGACTAGCATTGGCTTTGAGAGGAAAGAGCGGTCGTCCATTGTGGAAACAGCAGCTGTTAGGCATTTGGAAGGCTCAGTTACCAAAACTGAGGGGTTTCGCTTTGCACTC GTCGTGGCTAGGTTCAATGAGATTATTACCAGGCCACTTTTAGAAGGAGCTGTTGCAACTTTCAAGAAATATTCAGTCAAAGAAGAAGACATTGAT GTTGTGTGGGTTCCTGGTAGTTTTGAAATAGGCATTGTTGCAGAAAGGTTAGGCAAGTCAGGAAAATATCATGCAGTGGTGTGTATTGGAGCTGTG GTAAGAGGTGACACCACTCACTATGATGCTGTTGCTAATTCAGCAGCATCTGGTGTGCTTTCTGCTGGTTTAAATTCAG GGGTTCCATGTATATTTGGTGTTCTGACATGCGAGGACATGGAACAG GCGATAAATCGAGCTGGTGGCAAATCTGGGAATAAGGGTGCTGAGGCTGCTTTGACAGCT ATTGAGATGGCATCCTTGTTTGAGCACCATCTAAAGTAA
- the LOC18106398 gene encoding uncharacterized protein LOC18106398, whose product MEGLIPLVCKAFRKNKTRRQYECLSVGAALSYNISDFYTHEAPKSELHFQPSMENTNSQKKVHRRFWSVHEDFSGGFSSPAVRSTTAASPQTKQLARFRSQRV is encoded by the coding sequence ATGGAGGGACTCATTCCTTTGGTCTGCAAAGCTTTCAGGAAGAACAAAACTCGGAGGCAATATGAGTGTCTTTCAGTTGGTGCTGCACTAAGTTACAACATCTCAGATTTCTACACTCACGAGGCACCTAAAAGTGAGCTACATTTCCAACCATCCATGGAGAACACAAATTCTCAGAAAAAAGTTCATCGGAGATTTTGGTCTGTTCATGAAGATTTCTCAGGTGGATTTTCGTCACCGGCAGTTCGTTCCACAACTGCTGCTTCTCCTCAAACAAAGCAGCTTGCGAGGTTCAGGAGCCAAAGAGTTTAG
- the LOC18106400 gene encoding 4-hydroxy-tetrahydrodipicolinate reductase 2, chloroplastic, with the protein MWIQGAVLYEPLKPLYLSNPLSFNGTSFFTNHYQKRRSSVVVMSTTTKSTAVPIMVNGCNGKMGSSVILAANSAGLQILPKSFGPEKEAGNTVEVFGNEIKIHGPSERESVLASLYDEYPSMIVVDYTVPDLVNDNADLYCRVGVPFVMGTTGGDRDILYKTVDASKVYAVISPQMGKQVVAFLAAMEIMAEQFPGAFSGYSLHVKESHQAGKLDTSGTAKAVISCFKKLGVSFDDQIEMIRDPKEQVELVGVPEEYLSGHAFHLYYLSSPDKTVSFEFQHNVCGRSIYAEGTVDAVLFLAKKIQSKADKRIYNMIDVLREGNMR; encoded by the exons ATGTGGATTCAAGGTGCAGTGCTTTATGAACCATTGAAACCACTCTATCTTAGCAACCCACTTAGCTTTAATGGAACTAGTTTCTTCACCAACCATTATCAG AAACGGAGATCTTCTGTGGTTGTAATGTCCACGACAACCAAAAGTACTGCAGTTCCTATCATG gTAAATGGCTGTAATGGAAAAATGGGGAGTTCTGTTATATTGGCAGCGAATTCTGCTGGACTTCAAATTCTTCCAAAATCATTTGGCCCGGAAAAGGAGGCTGGTAATACTGTGGAAGTTTTTGGGAATGAGATTAAAATTCATGGTCCTTCTGAAAGAGAAAGTGTGCTTGCGTCCCTCTATGATGAGTATCCGAGCATGATTGTGGTGGATTACACTGTGCCTGATTTGGTGAATG ATAATGCAGATCTGTATTGCAGAGTTGGGGTGCCATTTGTGATGGGAACTACTGGTGGCGATAGGGATATATTATATAAGACTGTGGATGCCTCAAAAGTTTATGCAGTAATCTCTCCACAAATGGGGAAACAG GTGGTTGCATTTCTTGCAGCCATGGAGATTATGGCTGAGCAATTTCCTGGTGCATTCTCTGGATACTCCCTTCAT gtgAAGGAGTCCCATCAAGCAGGAAAGCTGGACACGTCTGGAACTGCCAAGGCTGTCATTTCTTGCTTCAAGAAATTGGGGGTGTCTTTTGATGATCAG ATAGAAATGATCCGAGATCCCAAGGAACAAGTGGAGTTGGTGGGAGTTCCAGAGGAGTATTTGTCTGGTCATGCATTTCATTTGTATTATCTGTCGTCACCTGATAAaac TGTTTCATTTGAGTTTCAACATAATGTGTGCGGTAGATCAATCTATGCTGAGGGTACAGTTGATGCTGTACTTTTCCTTGCTAAGAAG ATTCAATCAAAGGCTGACAAGCGGATCTACAATATGATTGATGTCTTGCGGGAGGGTAACATGAGATAA
- the LOC18106420 gene encoding 2-alkenal reductase (NADP(+)-dependent) isoform X6, translated as MRGRMLKREGYYAESYKPRLPLSGYGVAIVLDSVHPEFKKGDLVWGVTGWEEYSLITATKGLSKIQHTDVPLSYYTGILGMPGLTAYAGFYEICSPKKGEFVFISAASGAVGQLVGQFAKLLGCYVVGSAGSKDKVDLLKNKFGFDDAFNYKEELDLDAALKRYFPDGIDIYFENVGGKMLDAVVLNMRVRGRISVCGMVSQYNLEQPEGVHNLMHLVPKRIHMEGFLVHDFFHLFPKYLDMVLPYIKQGKIVYVEDIAEGLENAPAALTGLFAGRNIGKQVVAVSHE; from the exons ATGAGAGGTAGAATGCTAAAACGTGAAGGATATTATGCTGAGTCCTACAAGCCTCGTTTG CCTTTAAGTGGATATGGAGTGGCTATAGTTTTGGATTCAGTGCATCCAGAGTTCAAGAAAGGTGACCTGGTTTGGGGAGTAACTGGATGGGAAGAGTATAGTCTCATTACAGCAACAAAGGGACTGTCCAAAATTCAACACACAGATGTGCCTCTTTCCTATTATACTGGAATTCTTg GAATGCCGGGTTTGACTGCTTATGCTGGCTTCTATGAAATATGCTCTCCTAAGAAAGGGGAGTTTGTTTTCATATCAGCAGCCTCTGGTGCGGTTGGTCAGCTTGTTGGGCAGTTTGCAAAGTTGTTAGGTTGCTATGTTGTTGGAAGTGCTGGAAGCAAAGACAAG GTTGATTTGTTGAAGAATAAGTTTGGCTTTGATGATGCTTTCAACTACAAAGAAGAGCTGGACTTGGATGCAGCTTTGAAAAG GTACTTTCCTGATGGCATTGATATTTACTTTGAAAATGTTGGAGGAAAAATGCTTGATGCAGTAGTACTCAACATGAGGGTCCGTGGGCGAATTTCTGTTTGTGGAATGGTCTCACAATACAATCTCGAGCAGCCGGAAGGTGTTCATAACTTGATGCATCTTGTGCCGAAACGCATTCATATGGAGGGTTTCTTGGTCCATGATTTCTTTCACCTGTTCCCAAAATATCTAGACATGGTTCTGCCTTACATCAAACAAGGAAAGATTGTGTATGTGGAAGACATAGCAGAAGGCCTTGAAAATGCTCCGGCAGCTCTAACTGGACTCTTCGCAGGCCGCAATATTGGAAAACAGGTGGTTGCAGTTTCTCATGAATGA
- the LOC18106420 gene encoding 2-alkenal reductase (NADP(+)-dependent) isoform X2 — protein MESDDGEVVSNKQVIFKDYVPGVLKESDMYITTSTIKLKVPEDCTNGVLVKNLYLSCDPYMRNRMRNFQGSYISPLKPGSPISGRGVAKVLDSRHPDYKKGDFIWGMTGWEEYSLITATETLFKIHDKDVPLSYYIGILGMPGLTAYAGFYEICSPKKGEFVFISAASGAVGQLVGQFAKLLGCYVVGSAGSKDKVDLLKNKFGFDDAFNYKEELDLDAALKRYFPDGIDIYFENVGGKMLDAVVLNMRVRGRISVCGMVSQYNLEQPEGVHNLMHLVPKRIHMEGFLVHDFFHLFPKYLDMVLPYIKQGKIVYVEDIAEGLENAPAALTGLFAGRNIGKQVVAVSHE, from the exons ATGGAAAGTGATGATGGTGAAGTGGTGAGCAACAAGCAAGTGATCTTCAAGGACTACGTGCCTGGTGTTCTTAAAGAGTCAGACATGTACATCACTACTAGTACTATCAAACTCAAGGTCCCAGAAGATTGTACTAACGGTGTTCTTGTAAAAAATCTTTACTTGTCTTGTGATCCTTACATGAGAAACCGAATGAGAAACTTTCAGGGCTCTTATATTTCTCCCTTGAAGCCTGGTTCG CCTATAAGTGGGCGTGGAGTGGCTAAAGTTTTGGATTCAAGGCATCCGGATTATAAAAAGGGGGACTTCATTTGGGGAATGACTGGATGGGAAGAGTACAGTCTGATTACAGCAACAGAGACACTATTTAAAATCCATGACAAAGATGTGCCCCTTTCCTATTATATTGGAATTCTTG GAATGCCGGGTTTGACTGCTTATGCTGGCTTCTATGAAATATGCTCTCCTAAGAAAGGGGAGTTTGTTTTCATATCAGCAGCCTCTGGTGCGGTTGGTCAGCTTGTTGGGCAGTTTGCAAAGTTGTTAGGTTGCTATGTTGTTGGAAGTGCTGGAAGCAAAGACAAG GTTGATTTGTTGAAGAATAAGTTTGGCTTTGATGATGCTTTCAACTACAAAGAAGAGCTGGACTTGGATGCAGCTTTGAAAAG GTACTTTCCTGATGGCATTGATATTTACTTTGAAAATGTTGGAGGAAAAATGCTTGATGCAGTAGTACTCAACATGAGGGTCCGTGGGCGAATTTCTGTTTGTGGAATGGTCTCACAATACAATCTCGAGCAGCCGGAAGGTGTTCATAACTTGATGCATCTTGTGCCGAAACGCATTCATATGGAGGGTTTCTTGGTCCATGATTTCTTTCACCTGTTCCCAAAATATCTAGACATGGTTCTGCCTTACATCAAACAAGGAAAGATTGTGTATGTGGAAGACATAGCAGAAGGCCTTGAAAATGCTCCGGCAGCTCTAACTGGACTCTTCGCAGGCCGCAATATTGGAAAACAGGTGGTTGCAGTTTCTCATGAATGA
- the LOC18106397 gene encoding uncharacterized protein LOC18106397, with product MNQSSSKTHNQKCPSAALPEQPTKTRRRKKQQHHQPSFRRNPLQDLNNGGIDTTSIDNSSNASSLSSIEAPRGCLRFLLSHSSSSSSSAKTPFSSSTSNNQRLTKVKPSRTPKSAPSMRPTKEKPISKKVEKEKRNHPPCLYQWQSGKKRASSRNEVGGSKVSSFLESSSSLVKNKLKSGPGELKRVMIDGVCEGSGANLTPLCKVGSGSGLNLGVGGKVMNDDCYEKSSNGKAESNSTSSNTKTPPVQPSVSPEIQCGSSMKLMTVETLTPATCYGAGHVVSGVTDKRKCRPRGILAGGEAKALGSFDSDDDIEQANDVGLIENSDVSMLPLPIDASMHWLLSPCDEKDEGQKENSRNGSRRFRRLEERAIHNSPASPSSGYGGFSPELCNTSANRSISTISAGRRSASLLSPSALPVPQFQGFLGTPLCDNFPVSSLEEETENRHCTDAENSPFSIGSLGSGNIIQTPQSDTSCDRRVGNFDSDLNSVAGQLQMTSLSPMSHASVWDPTNSSFRFDSLTMPSNSVDLSKFHKILEERNSWFSNSTAENVSQSQMRISWREGLVSRMFEMDEFDCCRYLSDEEDDGNVRNTDCLKSHKSPQLNVEAATDRISINGIGSTEFVKTEQDTGGKTKDGLPSQPPCSCAESISTDGGGLVRSDDSDWTLCYKNHLFQA from the coding sequence ATGAACCAATCATCATCAAAAACCCACAACCAAAAATGCCCATCTGCAGCATTACCAGAACAACCCACCAAGACTCGAAGGAGAAAGAAACAGCAGCATCATCAGCCAAGTTTTAGAAGAAACCCACTTCAAGATCTCAACAATGGTGGCATTGACACCACCAGCATTGACAATAGCAGCAATGCTTCTTCTTTATCCTCCATTGAAGCTCCTAGGGGCTGTCTCAGGTTCCTTCTCTCTcactcttcttcctcttccagtTCTGCAAAAACCCCTTTTAGTAGTAGTACTAGTAATAATCAAAGACTGACAAAAGTAAAGCCCTCGAGAACTCCTAAGTCAGCTCCTAGTATGAGACCCACGAAGGAGAAACCCATTTCAAAAAAGgtggagaaggagaagagaaacCACCCGCCATGTCTATACCAGTGGCAATCTGGTAAAAAACGCGCTTCCTCTAGGAATGAAGTTGGTGGTTCTAAAGTCTCTTCCTTTTTGGAGTCAAGTAGCAGTCTTgtgaaaaataagctgaaatCTGGGCCTGGAGAGTTAAAAAGGGTGATGATCGATGGAGTTTGTGAGGGTAGTGGAGCCAATTTGACTCCTTTGTGTAAAGTGGGAAGCGGGTCTGGTTTGAACTTAGGAGTTGGTGGTAAGGTTATGAATGATGATTGTTATGAGAAATCATCAAACGGTAAAGCTGAGTCAAACTCGACAAGTAGCAATACCAAGACCCCTCCAGTTCAGCCCTCAGTATCACCAGAGATACAATGTGGGTCATCTATGAAGTTGATGACAGTGGAAACGCTTACTCCTGCTACTTGTTATGGTGCTGGTCATGTTGTGTCTGGGGTTACTGACAAGAGGAAATGTAGGCCTAGAGGGATACTCGCAGGAGGAGAAGCTAAAGCTCTTGGTAGTTTTGATAGCGATGATGATATTGAACAAGCGAATGATGTAGGGCTTATCGAAAATTCTGATGTTTCTATGTTGCCTTTGCCTATTGACGCTTCAATGCATTGGCTTTTATCACCTTGTGATGAGAAGGATGAGGGTCAGAAGGAGAATTCTCGGAACGGGTCACGCCGTTTTAGGAGATTGGAGGAGCGTGCCATACACAACTCTCCTGCTTCACCTTCATCTGGCTATGGTGGTTTTTCACCGGAGTTGTGCAATACCAGTGCGAACAGGAGTATTTCTACTATTAGTGCTGGGAGGAGGAGTGCTTCTTTGCTTTCTCCCAGTGCGCTCCCTGTCCCTCAGTTTCAAGGATTTCTGGGAACTCCTTTATGCGATAACTTTCCCGTTTCATCTTTAGAAGAAGAGACGGAGAATCGACATTGCACTGATGCAGAGAATTCTCCATTCTCCATAGGCTCGTTGGGTAGTGGAAATATAATTCAAACTCCCCAATCTGATACTAGCTGTGATAGACGAGTCGGTAACTTTGATTCTGATCTCAATTCAGTGGCTGGGCAGCTTCAGATGACTAGTTTATCTCCCATGAGCCATGCGTCAGTATGGGATCCAACCAATTCAAGTTTCCGGTTTGATTCTCTGACCATGCCTTCCAATTCAGTCGATCTTTCCAAGTTTCACAAAATTTTGGAAGAACGGAATTCTTGGTTTTCTAATTCTACAGCCGAGAATGTATCACAATCTCAGATGAGAATATCTTGGAGGGAAGGGTTGGTGAGTCGTATGTTTGAGATGGATGAGTTTGATTGTTGTAGATACTTGTCTGATGAAGAGGATGATGGCAATGTCCGCAATACTGATTGCTTAAAATCTCATAAGAGTCCTCAGCTCAACGTTGAGGCCGCAACGGATCGCATTTCAATTAATGGTATTGGGTCTACTGAATTTGTAAAGACGGAACAGGATACAGGTGGCAAAACCAAGGATGGCCTCCCTTCTCAACCACCATGTTCGTGTGCAGAGTCCATAAGCACCGATGGAGGTGGTCTTGTTCGTTCAGATGATTCAGATTGGACCCTATGCTACAAGAACCATTTGTTTCAAGCATAA